One Glycine max cultivar Williams 82 chromosome 4, Glycine_max_v4.0, whole genome shotgun sequence DNA segment encodes these proteins:
- the LOC100809514 gene encoding agamous-like MADS-box protein AP3, translating into MARGKIQIKRIENNTNRQVTYSKRRNGLFKKANELTVLCDAKVSIIMFSSTGKLHQYISPSTSTKQFFDQYQMTLGVDLWNSHYENMQENLKKLKEVNRNLRKEIRQRMGDCLNELGMEDLKLLEEEMDKAAKVVRERKYKVITNQIDTQRKKFNNEKEVHNRLLHDLDAKAEDPRFALIDNGGEYESVIGFSNLGPRMFALSIQPSHPSAHSGGAGSDLTTYPLLF; encoded by the exons ATGGCTAGAGGAAAGATCCAGATCAAGAGGATAGAGAACAACACCAACCGCCAGGTCACTTACTCTAAACGACGGAATGGCCTTTTCAAGAAGGCCAACGAGCTTACCGTTCTCTGCGATGCCAAGGTTTCTATTATTATGTTCTCCAGCACTGGAAAACTCCACCAGTACATCAGCCCCTCCACCTC aACAAAGCAGTTCTTCGATCAATACCAGATGACTCTGGGAGTTGATCTCTGGAACTCTCATTACGag AATATGCAAGAGAACTTGAAGAAACTGAAAGAGGTGAATAGGAATCTTCGTAAGGAGATTAG GCAGAGAATGGGAGATTGTCTGAACGAGCTGGGCATGGAAGATCTCAAGCTCCTTGAGGAAGAAATGGACAAGGCCGCCAAGGTTGTTCGTGAGCGTAAG TATAAGGTGATAACAAATCAGATTGACACCCAGaggaaaaag TTTAATAACGAGAAAGAAGTGCACAACAGGCTCCTGCATGACTTG GATGCAAAAGCAGAAGATCCACGTTTTGCATTGATAGATAATGGAGGGGAGTATGAGTCTGTGATCGGATTCTCAAATTTAGGTCCACGCATGTTCGCATTGAGCATACAACCAAGCCATCCTAGTGCCCATAGCGGAGGAGCAGGCTCTGATCTTACCACTTACCCTTTACTTTTCTAG
- the LOC100787036 gene encoding S-type anion channel SLAH4, whose amino-acid sequence MATQASRSEIEVVVDTTTSNDNNNEEPTSLSLTSSLNSILTKFHAGYFRISLSLGGQALLWKTLIESSSSPTHDTSAALRRVLCTLPSAAAILALWSLALFALVLLSLLYLLRCLFYFKMVKAEFLHPVGVNYLFAPWISWLLLLQSAPFVAPTTATYLVLWWVFAVPVVVLDVKIYGQWFTKGKRFLSTVANPTSQMSVIGNLVGAQAAANMGWKESAVCLFSLGMVHYLVLFVTLYQRLSGGDRLPVLLRPVFFLFFAAPSVASLAWESIVGTFDTASKMLFFLSLFLFTSLICRPTLFRRSMRRFNVAWWAYSFPITALALVSADYAQEVKGTFSHILMLFLLALSVLVSLALTLFTLLNSKMLLPDNDPIIASLLIS is encoded by the exons ATGGCAACCCAAGCTTCACGATCCGAGATTGAGGTTGTGGTAGACACGACCACCTCCAACGATAACAACAATGAGGAACCAACCTCGTTGTCCTTAACGTCGTCCCTGAATTCTATACTAACAAAATTCCATGCAGGTTACTTCAGAATAAGCCTCTCCCTCGGTGGCCAAGCTTTGTTGTGGAAGACACTGAtcgaatcatcatcatcaccaacaCACGACACAAGCGCCGCTCTACGACGCGTTCTTTGCACGCTTCCTTCCGCAGCAGCTATTCTTGCACTGTGGTCGTTGGCTCTCTTTGCTCTCGTGTTGCTCTCTCTTCTTTACCTCCTACGGTGCTTGTTTTACTTTAAGATGGTAAAGGCGGAGTTCTTGCATCCCGTAGGGGTTAACTACCTCTTCGCTCCGTGGATTTCGTGGCTTCTATTGCTTCAATCGGCGCCATTCGTGGCGCCAACAACAGCAACCTACTTGGTTCTGTGGTGGGTGTTCGCGGTGCCGGTGGTGGTGCTGGACGTGAAGATCTACGGGCAGTGGTTCACGAAGGGGAAGAGGTTTTTGTCGACGGTGGCGAATCCGACCAGCCAGATGTCGGTGATAGGGAACTTGGTCGGGGCACAAGCTGCGGCGAACATGGGTTGGAAAGAGAGTGCAGTATGCTTGTTTTCGCTGGGGATGGTGCATTACTTGGTGCTGTTTGTTACGCTCTATCAGCGCTTGTCCGGTGGAGATCGCCTTCCGGTGTTGTTGAGGCCagttttcttcttgttctttgcAGCACCTAGTGTGGCAAGCTTGGCTTGGGAATCCATTGTTGGCACCTTTGATACTGCTTCCAAGATGCTCTTCTTTCTCTCCCTATTCCTCTTCACGTCACTG ATTTGCAGGCCAACCCTGTTCAGGAGATCTATGAGAAGGTTCAATGTTGCTTGGTGGGCTTATTCCTTTCCTATTACAGCACTTGCTCTGGTTTCAGCGGATTATGCACAGGAAGTCAAAGGAACATTTTCGCACATCCTAATGCTCTTTCTGTTAGCCCTTTCAGTTCTTGTCTCCCTTGCTCTAACGTTGTTCACTCTGCTCAACTCTAAGATGCTTCTACCAGATAACGATCCTATTATTGCAAGCTTGCTCATTAGTTAA